The following coding sequences are from one Prunus dulcis unplaced genomic scaffold, ALMONDv2, whole genome shotgun sequence window:
- the LOC117613206 gene encoding uncharacterized protein LOC117613206, whose translation KKDLIGLDLPHNDALVICIQIEQAVIERIHVDEGSAANILQLSVIQQMGLEPKISKLARSLTGFNGATSITVGTIDLDVHSPLVLCSQTFMVINEISPYNGILGRPWISKIEAITSALHQKIRYPIPGGGIGQINSDQAMARRCTAQGLKKSKQLQFTPVMQAANEARSVPSKQASSSEKRVVTPQ comes from the coding sequence AAGAAGGACTTGATCGGGCTTGACCTACCGCATAATGACGCGCTAGTCATCTGCATTCAAATTGAACAAGCTGTGATCGAGCGAATTCATGTGGATGAGGGCAGCGCAGCTAACATCCTGCAACTATCTGTCATCCAACAGATGGGATTGGAGCCCAAGATTAGCAAACTTGCCAGGTCGCTTACCGGCTTCAATGGGGCCACATCAATCACTGTTGGAACGATCGACCTTGACGTCCACTCACCCCTAGTGCTCTGCTCGCAAACCTTCATGGTCATCAACGAGATCTCCCCCTACAATGGAATCTTGGGCCGACCGTGGATCAGCAAGATCGAGGCCATCACATCTGCTCTACACCAGAAGATTCGATATCCCATCCCTGGAGGCGGAATCGGGCAGATCAATAGTGACCAAGCCATGGCAAGAAGATGCACAGCCCAAGGGCTCAAGAAGAGCAAGCAGTTGCAGTTCACACCAGTAATGCAAGCTGCTAACGAGGCACGAAGCGTTCCCAGCAAACAAGCAAGCTCGAGCGAGAAGAGAGTTGTTACCCCACAATAG